Within the Pseudonocardia alni genome, the region CGAGCTCGACCTCCTCCTCGGCGTTGAGGAGCGCGACCTTGCCGATCTGCTTCAGGTACGCGCGGACCGAGTCGGCCGAGGCGGTGAGCTCGGCGTCCTTGCGCGCCTGGCGCAGGGCCTCGGACTCCTCCTCGTCCCAGACGAAGTCCGCCGACTTCTGCTGCGACGCCCGGGTGGTCGGTGCCACCCGGTTCTTGCCGGTGTTGGTCTCGTCGTCGGAGTCGTCGTCATCGTCGTCGGACGACTCGTCGGCGGTCTCCTCCTTCGCGGCCTCGGCGAGGTCGGCCTCGATGTCCGAGGCGTCGATCTCGGAGTCCTCGAGGACGACCTCGTCGCCGTCGGCGTCCGGCTCGTCGCCGTCGGCCTTCTTGGTGGAGGCCTTCTTCGGGGCGGCCTTGCGCGGGCCGGTCTTCGGCGCGGCCTTGGTCGCCGTGCCACCCGCCGCGGCGGGCTTGCGGGTGCGTGCGGCCGGCTTCTTGGCGGTGCCGGTCGTCGCCGACGCGGTGCTCGTGGTGCCGGAAGTACGGCGGCTGCGGGATGCGGTACCCGACGTCGGTTCGACGGTCGAGTCGCTGCGTGCTGCGGAGTCTGCGGCTGCCACCTGGGCCCTCTCGCTACGTGCGCTGGAGTCGTTACGCGGCCCGGTCGCGGCGCGCTCGTCGGGGGAGACGAGGCCACGACGGCCGGGATGTCCTGTCCTGCCACCGCCTCGGTCGCCGGCGTCGATGGTGGTCGCCGCGCGTCCCGGAGACGGGGTACGCGTTCCATTGTAACTGCGTACCGGCCGGGGGGACGCACCTCACGCCGCCCCGCGCGTCCGGGTGGCTCCGCACGTGGTCGGATGGGGTGGTGAGCCCGCACGAGAGCAGCGATCCCGCCACCCTGCGCGCCGTCGCCGAGCAGGTCGCGGCCGAGGCCGCGGAGCACCTGCGCGGCCTGCCCGCACCGCACGACGACGGCGTCACGACGAAGTCCTCGCCGACCGACGTCGTCACCGCCTCCGACGCGTCGGTGGAGCGCTTCGTCCGTGACCGGCTCGCGCAGCTGCGCCCCGGCGAGCCGGTGTACGGGGAGGAGGGCGCGGGCGACGCCGCCGCCGCGCGTTGGGTGGTCGACCCGATCGACGGCACCGTGAACTACCTCTACGGGTTGCCCTGGTACGGGATCTCGATCGCCGCCGTCCTCGACGGGCAGGGCGTCGCCGGTGCCGTGTCCGAGCCCGCCTCCGGGCGTCTCTGGTCGGCCGGACGCGGTCTCGGCGCGACCCTCGACGGGCGCCCCCTGCGCGCCGCGGCGACGACCGAGCTGGGCCAGTCCCTGGTCGGTACCGGGTTCGCCTACCGCGCCGAGCGGCGCGCCCGCCAGGCCCGGATGGTCGCCGCGATGCTCCCCGAGGTCCGCGACGTGCGCCGGGCCGGCGCGGCGTCGCTGGACCTGTGCGCGGTCGCGGCCGGCTGGCTCGACGGCTACCTCGAGCACGGCTGCAACTGGTGGGACTGGGCGGCCGGTGCGCTGATCGCGACCGAGGCCGGTGCCGTCGTGCACGTCGCGGGCAGCCCCGGCGTCCGCGGTCCCGTCGACGGCGACGCCCTCGGTGCCGACGTCACCCTCGCCGCCGCGCCCGGGGTCGCCGCCGACCTGGCCGCGCTGGCCCGCCGCAGCGGCGCCGACACCGTCTGAGCGGTCCGGACCCCCCGCCCGGACGGTCGCGGCTCAGCAGACCGCGGCGCGGGCCTGGGCCAGCAGGCCCGGGTCCGCGCGCGGACCGCCCTCGGTCCCCGGCGCGGACAGCTGGTCCAGCACGTCGCGGGCCGCGCGGCCCGGTGCGACGTCGGTGAACGCCGACCCGACGACGACGTCGACCACCGCGCCCTGCCGGTCGTCGCGGATCAGCTCGACGCACGGCAGCGCGAGCGCCAGCGTCGACGCCGACGCCGTACCGGCCGGACCGAAGCGCACCTGCCCGATGCAGTCCAGGTCCCCCTCCGGGAACGCGGGGTCGTTGCCCGGCGTACCGGCCTCGCCGAACTGCAGGTCCTTCAGCTCGGCCGAGACCAGGTTCGCCTGCCCGCGCTGCCCGCCGGCGTTGAGGACCTGGAAACGGACGTCGTCCGGGGCGGTGGGGGCGGCGGAGTCGAGCTCGGCCCGATCGATCTCGGAGCCCGCCAGGGTCCCCGACGACGGCGCCGGGCAGTTCGTCGACGCCGAGCCGTCCGAGGCGGTGCCCAGCAC harbors:
- a CDS encoding inositol monophosphatase family protein; amino-acid sequence: MSPHESSDPATLRAVAEQVAAEAAEHLRGLPAPHDDGVTTKSSPTDVVTASDASVERFVRDRLAQLRPGEPVYGEEGAGDAAAARWVVDPIDGTVNYLYGLPWYGISIAAVLDGQGVAGAVSEPASGRLWSAGRGLGATLDGRPLRAAATTELGQSLVGTGFAYRAERRARQARMVAAMLPEVRDVRRAGAASLDLCAVAAGWLDGYLEHGCNWWDWAAGALIATEAGAVVHVAGSPGVRGPVDGDALGADVTLAAAPGVAADLAALARRSGADTV
- the cei gene encoding envelope integrity protein Cei, whose product is MLPTRTRGDRPYERRRSRPILVTTALLAVLAVATWAVVLGTASDGSASTNCPAPSSGTLAGSEIDRAELDSAAPTAPDDVRFQVLNAGGQRGQANLVSAELKDLQFGEAGTPGNDPAFPEGDLDCIGQVRFGPAGTASASTLALALPCVELIRDDRQGAVVDVVVGSAFTDVAPGRAARDVLDQLSAPGTEGGPRADPGLLAQARAAVC